The Colletotrichum destructivum chromosome 7, complete sequence genome contains the following window.
ATCAGCGTGGGACCGACTGAGCTGCAGGACGGTCTCCAGGCAACCAGCCTTTGTTGCGTCCACCATGCACTGGGAGAGCCAGGCAGtcggcggccggccgtcGGATCGCAGAACCGTGCCGACGAGCTGGGCCTGGCCGCCCGACGCGCACGCTTGACGGAAGGCATCCTGGGCCTCGGTGCTGCGGGCTACGCCTGCGCCATagcggaggaggagctcgacgacctcgacatTATCGGAGTGCATGGCTAGGGGTAGTgaggcgtcgagggcgaaggcgtcggcgTGAGGCAGTAGCACGCGGATCATATCGGTCTGGCCGTTGTGGATGGCGTGCTGCAACAGCTTGCTGCGCTCGCCGAAGCTGTCGAGGCTCTTGCGGCGGGGCAAGATGCTGGTCTTGGCCTTTTGGGCCATGTTGAAGTCGCCGCCGGAGGAGACGAGCAGGGCGATaagggcctcggcgacgccggggGATCCGCAGTCGGCGACATGCTTATCAAGGgcgtcgaagacgagctTGTAGTCCcacgtcttcttcttggaggtGAAGGCGCGGCGCAAGTTCGTGGTGGAGTCGGTGCGGCCGTGAGACATTTGCTTCCGCttcagcagctcctcggccttgaagTCGTCCTCCGAGGTCCGGAAGCTTGGGGGGCTCTCAGGCCGGGTCAgcggcgacggagacggcggggGCTCGAGGCCCCATTCCTCGGCGAACTGGATGATGCGCCGCTGGCGGTCATCGTCGGTCGGCGGGATCGGCATCGGGGAGCCGGGGGGCGAGGACAGGAAGGGCGACAGTTTGGCGGTGGGACGGCAGCAAGCTGGCCGTATGAATcggggaagggaaaagaaagagggTGTAGGCAGCGAGCGAGCAGCCGGCGAGATGAGGTTGGAGCAGCGTCAGGCGAAGCaaagcaaggcaaggcaaggctAGGCTAGGCGGAGGAagaacaaacaaacaagagggaaggggagacgTGCGGCGCAGAGTTTCGTTTTCGTCTGAAGAGTGTGTTGCACGCTCAACGGCCGAGGGACGGCGGAAAAGACGGCCCAAGGACCGGTGGCGACGGtaagggagggagagagaggtgggggggggggggggctaaAGGGCATCAACTGAGGCGAGGACCAGCATCCAGGATGAACGAGGATGAAGGACAAGGTGCCGTGGCGTCCGGGGGAGAGGTGAGAAacaagagggagagacgagaaAGTCGACAGATGGGATGGTATGGTTCGTTGGTTTCTGTCGATGAAACAAGAGCTTATCTGTTTAGTTTAGGTCGTCGGGTATACGATGTAAGTTGTCGGCGTGCTACATTGAACAGACGGTCAAGAAAGCAaaagcaacagcagcaacaacagcaaccagCCCGCCGTAGCTGTGtggaaaggaagaaaaagaaggcgaagaaaaCGTCTAAGGCAAGATGTGGTTCCAGGTATCCCGAGGGTCGTCAAgacgagtcgagtcgagtcgagtcgagtcaaGTCGTGGCGACAATGCGTCGTGTTTCAGCGGGGTGGAGTACCACGTCTCCGTCTGTTCGTCCCTGTCTTTTCTgtcctcttttttccccGTTGGTCCCTTGACGATGCGATGTTACAACGGGGGCTAGGCGAGTTTGACGGTTGACGGCTGTTGTTGTGGCCCCAGAGTCCAAGTGGTGGCTGAGGTTTAAGGTCGGACGAAGGCGGAGTCGTCTGTCTCTTGTACGATGTATTTGCCGAtccgagagagagagagggtagTCGTGATGATGCTACCCGAACCCTGTAGAGGTGAGCTTGGGACAACATCCGTAGCGCAGCGAGCAAAGCTTGGATAGCTAGCTGGGGTTATCCTCCTTACGAGTGGAGAGAGATGACAGACGGCGCGGGAAACACTGCGCAGTTGTCGGAGTCGACGGTGAAGGATAAACGGGAGAAGCGGAAGAACAGGACATTCGGGAGCCAGCGAGTTATGCGACAATGCGACAAGCCTTTGGCAGCCGGCCAGTCCCTTGCTCAAGCTTGTCGGTGACCGCTGATGGGCGGGGGGGAGAACTGCGCGTATCGGTGGTCAACCGAGAATCCCCAAGGAATGGATGATGGCccatggatgatgatggcgaggacgagagagTGTGGCAGCGCTGTGGCAGGGCATACGCGGACACGAACGGCGATCCGTGGAGGCGCGTGTAAGAGGGAGTGTACTTGTACATCGTCGAGGTCAGTACGTAccgatgcagatgcaggtACAGGTACACGACCAGTGGCGAGGAATGGTGTGAGGCCCAAGTATCGGGACTTGTTGAATGCGGAGACTAGTCTCGTGTGGACCGTGGGCGCAGAGTAGAGCATTAAAAGTGTCCGAATGCCCTCACGAGCTAATTCGCCCATGCAGTATCCATAGTTAATCGTGTTGTCCAGAGGGCCAACCAACCCAGGCCGATATCATGCGTATACTTCATAcacgagggaggaggagtacGATATACAGTTATGTCTAGCTTGAGGTGAATCATGAACAATGCCTCGTTCGTCGCAGGCAACCTAGGGATCGTCCTGGCTGCGTACCATGTACGTACACGTATCTCGGTCGTTGGCAACCCAATCTCGTGGTACCGCCTCGTTAGAGACGCCGAGGAACGTCGTCCATCGCCCAGTTCGACGTGGCATGTGTCGTCCCAGGTGGGATGCCGAGAATGCCCAGAAATTCTTTTATAGTGCACTGTGTACGTGTACCTGTTGATGGGGGAGCGAACCCAAGACGGTAGGCCAACAAACCCCAATACCTGGAACTCTGgggaaggacgaggaccagCAACCGATtttggatggatggatggatgatgaatggtggatggtggatggcggggaagagaagagggagaaaataaaaataaaaaaggaCAAGAAAAGAACGGCCCCTGACCCCTGGTGCAAACAGTGTTCGGCCCAGAGACCTCcaggtaaggtaggtacctacttaggtaggtagactCCACTAAACTGTACGTAACCCACCCGACAGCTGTCGATGCGCCTCTCCCGCTTTGGCTTCACTCTCCACTGACTCTTCAGACCTCTTTAGACTGTAAGGTCTCTCAGGTCTGATTCTCGTGTCTGCTGCACGCCACCCACCCGACTTCGACACATGCACGCACAcgcggcgccgccgtagAAGCAGGCCAAAGTCCTTCTACCGGCCTTCCCTATGCAGATTTCCTTACgcggcccccttcccccccctcacccTGCCCCTCGTCGACCGAAACATTCCATATGGAGGGGGAGACAAAACGCGCGACGGGCCACGCAAAACACTGCGCCAAATGTAGCCGCCATGGTTGCAGAGGCCAAGCTGGGGCTGAGCCTCCACTGtcgacgccattgcttgCGACCGGTGGTTTAACGGTGATgactcggccgagaagatgagCCTTGACAAGAGAAGAATACGGATTCCCTGTTGGAGAAGAGATCGAGAGAatagagagaaagagagagggaggggcgaACCACATCTGCCACAACATTGCAGCAAGAGactctttctctttctctctctctctctctcccagaCCGATGCGCCATGAGCCAAATGGCCGACATTCTCGAAACCCCAACTCCAAAAGGGAACATGCTGGTTTTCCTTACTTGGCGACCTCTCTCTGCTACTGCTGCATGACTGCGCACGTCAATGCTTTGCCAGTCCAACACAACAAGTAGCTTGGCCGCCCTGGGCAGCTTGGCCCGATTTAATGATGATAGATCGGACAGccatttctctctctgtatcTGCTCAGCCGGGAGGCATGTCCCGCTGCGACCATCCGTTCGCGCCAAGCTGCCCGGCACACACCCAATCCCACGCTCAAAAAAAACACCAAAGCTTGCAACATGGCGTTTTCTTTTGGTCAGGCGCGCAGGCTAGAGTGAGCACATCTTCTTCCATAACAGTCTTGATCGACAAAATGCCCGTCTTTACCTGGCCTGTCTCGTCTCACTTTTAGATCGTGAGAATGAATTGTTCATATCTTCCCTCGCAACCTGCTGCACTCATctcagaacaagaacctAGCTTGATGAGCTTTGCCTGTGAGATGACCAAGGGAGGGGCTGGATGACGTCTTACGCCTCTTCCGGTCTTCGGAGCCCCGCCCCGCACCCGTCACCCGAACATATCGACATGCCCCGCCTCCGGCATCTCTGTCCGAGGCCacccgccccctcctcctcttcctgaGTACTCTCCCCATTGTCGACTCATACGCGCGCGCCCGTATTTCTAATCCAATCACCCACCTCTTCAAAAAGACGCTGACTAAACATCACTCGTGCCCGCATCGGAAGCTCTCATCTCATCAAAGAATAAGtcagaaaaaaaaaacacaaaGTGCCCCCATCGCCAGAACCTCCAGCTTTAActcaaggccatcgtcgCTCATGCCCCTCGTCGCAAGACTCTCGAGACCGCTCTCATCAACCCTCGCCACCAGACTGCCCCTCGCCGCATCCCGCACCCCGCGCCCGTTCCACACCTTGCCGCACctcgcccgacccctcagCCCGGCCCCTCACTTCACaatggcctcctcctcggtccCGCAGACCATGAACGGCATCCGCATCCCCCGCACCGGCGGCaccgacgtcctcgaccaccACACTGacctccccgtccccgtccccgccgccggcgaggtcctcgtccgcAACGCCTACGCCGGCGTCAACTTCATCGACACCTACTTCCGCACCGGCCTCTACCCGGCCCCCCTgcccatcgtcctcggccgcgagggcgccggcaccgtcgtctcCGCCCACTCCACCGTCGACCCGGACGCCTTCCGCCCCGGCGACCGCGTCGTCTACATGGGCAACTTCGGCTCCTACGCCGCCTACtccgccgtccccgccgcccagctcgtcCGCGTCCCCGATGCCCTGCCCaccgagaccgccgccgccgccttcctccAGGGCCTCACCGCCTGGACCTTTgtccgcgaggccgccgaggtcaagCCCGACGAGTGGGTCGtcgtccacgccgccgcgggcggcgtcggcctgctcctcgtGCAGATGCTgcgcgccgtcggcgcccgcgtcatcgccgccgcgagcaCCGACGACAAGtgcgccctcgccgagcgcaacggcgccggctggGTCGTCAACTCGCGCGAGCAGGACCTCGTGCAGGAGGTCAAGCGCATCACGggcggccacggcgccgacgtcgtcttcgacggcgtcggaAAGGCCACCTTTGACGGTGACCTGGAGCTGGCGGCGCGCAAGGGCCGGCTGGTCATCTTTGGCAACGCGGTGAGTATAGAcctttcctttctttttttttcttttttttcttctctctttttccttgTGCCGGAGTCTCGTAATTGGCCAACTAACGTCGCGTCACGTCCAGTCCGGCGCCGTGCCCCCCTTCGACATCCTCAAGCTCGGCCAGAAGAACCTCAAGATCATGCGCCCTGTTGTCAACAACTACACCGCCACGAGGGACGAGCTGGAGAAGTACAGCGCCGAGCTGTTCGACATGATCACCTCGGGCAAGCTCGAGATCGCCGTCCACAAGACGTACCCGCTGCGCGACGTCAAGACGGCGCACGCCGACATTGAGAGCCGCAAGACGACGGGCAAGCTGCTCCTCAAGCACGAATGAGGTTCTTCTTTGAGACAATTTGGGGTTTTTGACAACGAACTAAGTAATCGTCAACTACAAAAAATGAAtaaaagacaagaaaaaacatacatacacacacacaaaccaAAGCAGACTTCTTTGTTTTGCGAAGTTTGATAATCTTTAAACTTTTTTTTATGCTTCC
Protein-coding sequences here:
- a CDS encoding Putative GroES-like superfamily, alcohol dehydrogenase-like, NAD(P)-binding domain superfamily, with amino-acid sequence MPLVARLSRPLSSTLATRLPLAASRTPRPFHTLPHLARPLSPAPHFTMASSSVPQTMNGIRIPRTGGTDVLDHHTDLPVPVPAAGEVLVRNAYAGVNFIDTYFRTGLYPAPLPIVLGREGAGTVVSAHSTVDPDAFRPGDRVVYMGNFGSYAAYSAVPAAQLVRVPDALPTETAAAAFLQGLTAWTFVREAAEVKPDEWVVVHAAAGGVGLLLVQMLRAVGARVIAAASTDDKCALAERNGAGWVVNSREQDLVQEVKRITGGHGADVVFDGVGKATFDGDLELAARKGRLVIFGNASGAVPPFDILKLGQKNLKIMRPVVNNYTATRDELEKYSAELFDMITSGKLEIAVHKTYPLRDVKTAHADIESRKTTGKLLLKHE